A window from Brachyhypopomus gauderio isolate BG-103 unplaced genomic scaffold, BGAUD_0.2 sc95, whole genome shotgun sequence encodes these proteins:
- the dph3 gene encoding diphthamide biosynthesis protein 3 has protein sequence MSVFHDEVEIEDFEYDEETETYYFPCPCGDRFAITKEDLQGGEEVATCASCSLIIKVIYDKEQFMCGEVVDAPVRSEAKLELAQR, from the exons ATGTCCGTCTTTCACGACGAAGTAGAAATAGAAGATTTTGAATATGACGAAGAAACAGAGACCTACTACTTCCCGTGTCCCTGCGGGGACAGATTCGCCATCACTAAA GAGGATCTGCAGGGCGGAGAGGAGGTGGCCACCTGTGCGAGCTGCTCACTCATCATTAAAGTCATCTACGACAAG GAGCAGTTTATGTGCGGGGAGGTTGTTGATGCTCCGGTTAGGTCAGAAGCTAAACTGGAGTTGGCCCAGAGATGA
- the otos2 gene encoding otospiralin-like, with amino-acid sequence MRTMRTVRTMPRLYASLLLCGLVMGLFYLTGAEESPAESREKRAMPNWALTSSDFFAWVEDLRAHAGYEQIEELAKTFWAHFPSASRLGYDPPAPEE; translated from the exons ATGAGGACCATGAGGACCGTGAGGACCATGCCTCGTCTGTATGCCTCACTGCTTCTGTGTGGTTTGGTGATGGGACTCTTCTACCTCACGG gggCAGAAGAGAGTCCTG CTGAGTCCAGGGAGAAGCGGGCCATGCCCAACTGGGCTCTGACCTCGTCCGACTTCTTCGCCTGGGTGGAGGACCTGCGAGCACATGCTGGTTATGAGCAGATCGAAGAGCTGGCCAAGACCTTCTGGGCCCACTTCCCCTCGGCCAGCCGTCTGGGCTACGACCCGCCCGCCCCCGAAGAGTGA